The DNA segment CCCTGGTGGCCCAGCGTTCACTGGGCCTTCGGGTGCTCGCCGGACGTGCGGAACTCGGCAGGGAGATCGCCTGGGTGCATCCGACCGAACTGGCCGACCCCACCGTGTTTCTCGACGGAGGGGAACTGCTGCTCACCACGGGGCTCACCAGCGGAGCCGAACCGGCCGGCGACTACGTGCGCCGCCTCGCCGCGGCAGGCGTCACCGGGCTCGGATTCGGGGTGGGACTGAGCCACGACGCCGTTCCCCCCGGCCTCGTCGCCGCGGCGGAGGCCGCCGCTTTTCCCCTGCTCGAAGTACCACCGCCAACGCCGTTCATCGCGATCACCAAAGCCGTGTCCTCCGCGCTCGCCGAGGAAAGGTATGCCGAGGTCGTGCGCACGGGAAAGGGACAACAGGAGCTGACCCGCACGGCCCTGCGGCACAGGGCGCCAGGCGCGCTGGCCCGCAAACTCGCCAGACTCGTTGACGGCTGGGTGCTGTTGCTCGACGGCGGCGGCTCGGTGAGGGAAGCGGCCCCCGCCTCCGCGAGGGCGATGGCGACCGCCGTCAACGCCGAACTCGGCACGGGAAAGGCGGGAACGGGACTGGTGTCGATCGCGGGCGACGAGGTCGTCGTCCAGGCACTCGGCACCCGGGCGAGCGGATTCCTCGTCGCGGGCACTTCCACGACCTTCGGTGCGGCGGGCAGGCACCTGATCGCCACGGCGGCGGCACTGCTCTCACTCGCGATGGAACAGGACAGGGCGAGGGGAACGACCCTGCGCGGTTTGCGTACCGGGCTGTTCGAGCTGCTGCTCGCCGGTCAGGACGAACTGGCGCTCACCGTGCTGCGGTCGGCTTTCGGCACGAACCCCGATCCACCGTGGACCCTCACCGTCCTCACCGGACCCGCGAAGGACCGCGCGGCCGCGGCGGACGTACTCGAA comes from the Prauserella marina genome and includes:
- a CDS encoding PucR family transcriptional regulator is translated as MALTLEALVAQRSLGLRVLAGRAELGREIAWVHPTELADPTVFLDGGELLLTTGLTSGAEPAGDYVRRLAAAGVTGLGFGVGLSHDAVPPGLVAAAEAAAFPLLEVPPPTPFIAITKAVSSALAEERYAEVVRTGKGQQELTRTALRHRAPGALARKLARLVDGWVLLLDGGGSVREAAPASARAMATAVNAELGTGKAGTGLVSIAGDEVVVQALGTRASGFLVAGTSTTFGAAGRHLIATAAALLSLAMEQDRARGTTLRGLRTGLFELLLAGQDELALTVLRSAFGTNPDPPWTLTVLTGPAKDRAAAADVLETVADEDQSVFFAEHSSVLVVLTGERSGQAFIERIAGLHAGVSPSTTDVATGFRQARQAADAAMVAGKPLLHFTEHAGNGVLGLLGSDTAVAFADAVLGPLREHDAEGRGALADSLRCWLEHNGHWDTSAARLGIHRHTLRNRMAKTARILGRDLDSPGVRAELWLALNV